Proteins from a single region of Chitinivorax sp. B:
- a CDS encoding DUF885 domain-containing protein, which translates to MKRTLITLSLTALIPAASWAQNQDWIKTSDRYTQPILEMNSRYHPEMASLDGLEAFDTQIVDLQPNLDQRRERDLKKALTTLANADKTERDPRVKQDLMILTRRLQQDLTGNQLFRTHLIPYINVSENIFHGLEALLQEQNQPNRKQRAVERLKRYAGLIPGNQPLVELAKARTQETFKQPGLIGPYRDDLLQGMGNTQRYLDGIADLFKTAKLTGWEAAHAQLAQQLKDYDGWLKTNLLPKTRRQAQLPPALYAFRLKANGVDLTPSELIERSTASFLEIRDEMQALADQIANERKLPNKDYREVLRVLLAETLPNDQVLPHYQQRLRTIEAIIRRERILSLPERDAIIRLSTEAEAAAVPSAQMKPPRLIGNTGERGEFLIPLRNPNAKSGADTSDDLNPSASWTLTAHEARPGHELQFTRIVENGVSLARGLFANDTANIEGWALYSEALIRPYMPPEGQLLSLKDRMLRIARGFLDPMVNTGQITPDQAKDFLMKEVLISEAFAQQEADRYAFRDPGQATSYYHGYLKLRALRHQTEFKLGKRFDQQAFHDFILAQGLLPPDQLTDAVRKDFIPRFQ; encoded by the coding sequence ATGAAGCGTACACTCATTACCCTTAGCCTTACCGCACTAATACCTGCTGCCAGCTGGGCACAGAATCAAGACTGGATCAAAACCAGCGACCGATACACCCAACCCATCCTGGAGATGAACAGTCGTTATCATCCTGAAATGGCGTCACTCGATGGCTTGGAAGCCTTTGACACCCAGATCGTCGATCTACAGCCCAATCTTGATCAACGACGGGAGCGCGATCTCAAAAAGGCGTTGACGACCCTCGCCAACGCTGACAAGACTGAGCGCGACCCACGCGTCAAACAGGATCTGATGATCCTGACTCGACGCCTGCAACAGGATTTGACGGGAAACCAGCTTTTTCGCACCCACTTGATTCCCTACATCAACGTATCGGAAAACATCTTTCATGGGTTGGAAGCATTGTTGCAGGAACAAAACCAACCGAACCGTAAGCAACGAGCCGTCGAGCGACTGAAACGCTATGCTGGACTGATACCGGGTAACCAGCCCTTGGTAGAACTGGCCAAGGCTCGTACCCAGGAAACCTTCAAACAGCCGGGTTTGATCGGTCCTTATCGCGATGATCTATTACAAGGAATGGGTAACACACAACGGTATCTGGATGGGATTGCCGACCTGTTCAAGACTGCCAAGCTGACCGGCTGGGAAGCCGCCCATGCCCAGCTTGCCCAGCAATTGAAAGATTACGACGGGTGGTTGAAAACCAACCTGCTGCCCAAGACTCGACGCCAAGCACAGCTACCACCAGCACTGTATGCATTCCGGTTGAAGGCAAATGGTGTGGATCTGACTCCCTCTGAGCTGATTGAACGTTCCACCGCCAGTTTTCTGGAAATCCGTGACGAAATGCAAGCACTGGCCGACCAGATCGCAAATGAACGCAAGCTGCCCAACAAGGACTACCGGGAAGTATTGCGGGTGCTGTTGGCAGAAACCCTGCCAAATGACCAGGTCTTGCCGCATTACCAGCAGCGGCTACGCACGATTGAGGCAATCATCCGTCGGGAACGTATTCTCAGCCTGCCGGAACGCGATGCGATCATCCGTCTTTCCACAGAGGCCGAAGCCGCAGCCGTACCTTCTGCACAAATGAAGCCACCTCGGCTGATCGGCAATACGGGGGAGCGAGGAGAATTCCTGATCCCACTGCGTAATCCCAATGCCAAGAGCGGGGCTGACACCAGCGACGATCTGAATCCTTCTGCATCCTGGACCTTGACCGCCCACGAGGCCCGCCCCGGCCATGAATTGCAGTTTACCCGCATCGTTGAAAACGGAGTTTCGCTGGCCCGTGGCCTGTTTGCAAATGACACAGCCAACATCGAAGGGTGGGCATTGTATAGCGAAGCATTGATACGACCTTACATGCCACCAGAAGGCCAGCTGTTGTCACTGAAGGATCGCATGTTGCGTATTGCACGTGGCTTCCTTGACCCCATGGTCAATACTGGCCAGATCACCCCGGACCAGGCCAAGGATTTCCTGATGAAAGAAGTACTGATTTCCGAAGCCTTTGCCCAACAGGAAGCCGACCGCTATGCCTTCCGTGACCCAGGCCAAGCCACATCCTACTATCATGGGTATCTGAAACTGCGGGCACTGCGTCATCAAACCGAGTTCAAGCTGGGTAAGCGTTTTGATCAGCAAGCTTTCCATGATTTCATTCTGGCGCAGGGGCTGTTGCCACCTGATCAATTGACCGATGCTGTCCGCAAAGACTTCATCCCGCGTTTTCAGTAA
- a CDS encoding dihydrofolate reductase family protein, whose protein sequence is MRPVSLFIATSLDGYIAREDGRVDWLFADQDYGYTAFYERVDTVLMGRHTWQQLKSFGDYPYAGKQGVVFSHRLAGVDDPDVSFIIDPVDTWLREARQQEGGTIWLVGGAKLVDSCLQADLIDEFILSVHPVILGDGIPLFRPGHRSLPLQLVSQESFDTGLVQLTYQRRRE, encoded by the coding sequence ATGCGCCCGGTCAGCCTGTTCATTGCCACCAGTCTGGATGGCTATATCGCACGTGAAGATGGCCGTGTCGACTGGCTGTTTGCAGATCAGGATTACGGCTATACAGCCTTCTATGAACGCGTTGATACGGTGTTGATGGGTCGCCACACTTGGCAGCAACTGAAAAGCTTTGGCGATTATCCCTATGCCGGCAAGCAAGGAGTTGTATTCTCCCACCGTCTGGCTGGGGTGGACGACCCTGATGTCAGTTTCATCATTGATCCGGTCGATACCTGGCTACGCGAGGCCCGGCAACAGGAGGGTGGAACAATCTGGCTGGTAGGCGGTGCCAAACTGGTGGATAGTTGTCTGCAGGCAGATCTGATCGACGAATTCATTCTGTCGGTACACCCGGTGATTTTGGGTGATGGCATCCCGCTGTTTCGTCCTGGCCATCGATCCCTTCCGTTGCAACTGGTCAGTCAGGAGTCATTTGATACCGGGTTGGTGCAACTGACTTATCAGCGTCGGCGCGAGTGA
- a CDS encoding M9 family metallopeptidase produces the protein MMLTPPFTRRLLLVLLATAGSSSFAFAAGPQDHADEHRHERLTQAAPPHQRQSLPPSDAQIRFNLPASTKPRLDLVPTQQAHRLTAPTTECSDLEKMAAYSGTALADYVANLPDVECTYGLFSATSSQETRIYTQDNLHAVANRLALEAARYDNTSRALANLVLYLRAGYYLAAGDANRAPPTSVRDIVRPALAQLMDKPSLFQPNAKARSTASEVMKLITNMYDEGYFLPRVKQWIIQLTNSPANPNASDMFSTYEADAGYTGLLTILYYAHWRPDAKPILLQDDSYATALYNFLQQNKLALLANKKAYQLSDTANELFRFMQHDVMKPRVKPMLKGILAGSSMTGPDSLLWIAAAKGVDYYDKANCAEYGTCNFQDKLIDAVLPNRYTCSPTIRIMAQDMNTEQMQASCAALGAEENYFHTMLRTQRKPVANDNNTSLEVVVFDDYTNYDKYAGPIFDISTNNGGMYLEGNPATPGNQARFIAHEASWMRPQFSIWNLEHEYVHYLDGRFNMYGDFGDSTQKPSVWWIEGIGEYLSLRNNNQKAIDATRSGTYRLSQIFGNTYSMSDYVTRAYRWGYMATRFMMERHRSDVDNALARFRVGDYIGYQNLMNQIGTRYDNEFATWVQQATTDGEPPIPGDLPDCNTNKQLENGCMIRDIGSNMVKYLTLWVPEGATNLSVRVSGGTGNADAYLGINVWPSPRHYHYRSTNQGNEESFNIANPAGGRWHYLALMATKPFAGVTVSASFNTPSTINLATQNVQSR, from the coding sequence ATGATGTTGACGCCCCCGTTTACCCGCCGTTTGCTGCTGGTGTTGCTGGCAACTGCCGGCTCCAGCAGTTTCGCTTTTGCTGCCGGCCCACAGGACCATGCCGATGAACACCGCCATGAGCGCCTTACCCAAGCTGCCCCACCCCATCAGCGCCAATCGCTTCCACCAAGCGACGCCCAGATCCGCTTCAATCTACCCGCTTCCACCAAACCTCGTCTGGATCTGGTACCGACTCAACAGGCACATCGGTTGACCGCCCCGACCACCGAGTGTAGTGATCTGGAAAAGATGGCAGCGTACAGTGGCACAGCACTGGCTGACTATGTAGCCAACCTGCCTGATGTCGAATGTACCTATGGTCTGTTCTCTGCTACCAGTAGCCAGGAAACACGCATCTATACACAAGATAACCTGCATGCGGTCGCCAATCGGCTCGCGCTGGAAGCAGCTCGTTACGACAATACCAGCCGTGCCCTGGCCAATCTGGTGCTATATCTGCGGGCAGGCTACTACCTGGCTGCGGGCGATGCCAACCGAGCTCCACCCACCAGCGTCCGCGATATCGTACGGCCCGCTTTGGCTCAGCTGATGGACAAGCCGTCACTGTTTCAGCCCAATGCCAAGGCTCGCAGTACAGCCAGCGAGGTGATGAAACTGATCACCAATATGTATGACGAGGGCTATTTTCTACCCAGAGTCAAACAATGGATCATCCAGTTGACCAACTCACCCGCCAATCCCAATGCCAGTGATATGTTCAGCACTTATGAGGCCGACGCTGGCTATACCGGATTGCTGACCATTCTGTATTACGCCCACTGGCGACCCGATGCCAAGCCCATTCTGTTACAGGATGACAGCTATGCGACGGCCTTATACAACTTCCTGCAACAAAACAAGCTGGCCCTGCTGGCCAACAAGAAAGCCTATCAACTCAGCGATACGGCCAATGAACTGTTCCGCTTCATGCAACATGATGTGATGAAACCCCGTGTCAAGCCGATGCTGAAAGGCATTCTGGCTGGCAGTAGCATGACCGGACCAGACAGCCTGTTATGGATTGCTGCTGCAAAAGGTGTGGATTACTACGACAAAGCCAACTGTGCCGAATATGGCACCTGCAATTTCCAAGACAAATTGATCGATGCCGTCCTGCCAAACCGTTACACCTGCAGTCCAACCATCCGCATCATGGCGCAGGACATGAACACAGAGCAGATGCAGGCCAGCTGCGCGGCATTGGGGGCAGAGGAAAACTATTTCCATACCATGTTGCGCACTCAGCGCAAGCCGGTTGCCAACGACAACAACACATCGCTGGAAGTGGTGGTGTTTGACGATTACACCAACTATGACAAATACGCCGGTCCGATCTTTGATATCTCCACCAACAACGGCGGCATGTATCTGGAAGGCAATCCCGCCACACCAGGCAACCAGGCCCGTTTCATCGCGCATGAGGCCTCCTGGATGCGCCCCCAGTTCAGCATCTGGAACCTGGAGCATGAATACGTCCATTATCTGGATGGCCGTTTCAATATGTATGGCGATTTTGGTGATTCCACCCAGAAACCCAGCGTCTGGTGGATTGAAGGTATCGGTGAATACCTGTCGCTGCGCAACAACAACCAGAAGGCCATCGACGCCACCCGCAGCGGCACCTACCGTCTAAGCCAGATTTTTGGCAATACCTACTCAATGAGCGACTACGTCACCCGAGCCTATCGCTGGGGCTACATGGCGACCCGCTTCATGATGGAACGGCACCGCAGTGATGTGGACAATGCTCTGGCACGCTTCCGAGTGGGCGATTACATCGGTTATCAGAATCTGATGAATCAGATCGGCACCCGTTACGACAACGAATTTGCCACCTGGGTGCAGCAAGCCACAACGGATGGTGAACCGCCGATACCCGGCGATCTGCCGGACTGTAATACCAACAAGCAGCTGGAAAATGGCTGCATGATCCGTGATATCGGCAGCAACATGGTGAAATACCTCACCCTATGGGTACCGGAAGGCGCCACCAATCTGTCTGTCCGTGTCAGTGGTGGTACAGGCAATGCCGATGCCTACCTGGGCATCAACGTTTGGCCCAGCCCACGTCACTATCACTATCGCTCGACCAATCAAGGAAACGAGGAATCCTTCAACATTGCCAACCCGGCTGGTGGCAGATGGCACTACCTGGCATTGATGGCAACCAAGCCGTTTGCGGGGGTCACCGTCTCAGCCAGCTTCAATACCCCAAGCACAATCAACCTGGCCACACAAAACGTGCAATCGCGTTGA
- a CDS encoding AraC family transcriptional regulator → MPIQLDTHSPTRHVVSDLRDTLFVQTLFDRLPDIVFSVKDTAGRYVAMSEACVERCGLRHKRDAIGKTAHDLFPAHMADRYTAQDRIVFSQNCPIVDNLDLTVYNNRLPGWCLSNKEPVFDRTGQLIGLVCLSKDLTELSRDGLVDEHFAQTIDFIQSNYHRHLPLEELSELSGLSIAQLDRRMKRVFQMSTGHFVRKTRLDAATHALVYTTLPIADIAVDCGFFDQSALTRQLRQMTGMSPREYRLVMREGTAQQK, encoded by the coding sequence ATGCCAATCCAGCTGGATACCCATTCGCCTACACGTCATGTGGTATCCGATCTTCGCGACACCCTGTTTGTACAAACCCTGTTTGATCGATTGCCGGATATTGTCTTCTCGGTCAAAGATACAGCGGGACGTTATGTCGCCATGAGCGAAGCCTGTGTCGAACGTTGTGGCTTACGCCACAAACGCGATGCCATCGGCAAAACTGCTCATGACCTGTTCCCCGCCCATATGGCAGACCGTTACACGGCACAGGATCGCATTGTCTTTTCGCAAAACTGTCCAATCGTCGACAACCTTGATCTGACGGTCTATAACAACCGACTGCCTGGTTGGTGCCTTTCCAATAAGGAACCTGTTTTTGACCGGACTGGTCAGTTGATCGGCCTGGTCTGCCTCTCCAAAGACCTGACCGAACTTAGCCGCGACGGCTTGGTAGACGAACATTTCGCCCAAACCATTGATTTCATCCAGTCCAACTACCACCGCCACCTGCCGCTGGAAGAACTCTCCGAACTGTCCGGCCTCTCCATTGCTCAACTCGACCGCCGCATGAAACGTGTTTTTCAGATGAGTACCGGCCATTTCGTCCGCAAAACCCGTCTGGATGCCGCCACCCACGCACTGGTCTACACAACGTTACCCATTGCCGATATTGCAGTTGATTGTGGATTCTTCGACCAAAGCGCGTTGACGCGACAATTGCGACAAATGACTGGGATGAGCCCACGGGAATATCGACTGGTGATGCGTGAAGGTACAGCCCAACAGAAGTAA
- a CDS encoding MarR family transcriptional regulator, with the protein MNTDHSGDAVDAILAQWRQERPDLDVSPMGPIGRVKRCSALLQRRLDATFSTFGLTGWEFDVLATLRRSGAPYSLAPTTLLAALMVTSGTMTHRLKGLEGRGLVQRFANRDDARSLMVQLTDAGLALINRAVEAHVENERRILASIEPADLALLDVHLSRLLIALESGQG; encoded by the coding sequence ATGAATACGGATCATTCTGGTGATGCCGTTGATGCGATTCTGGCGCAATGGCGTCAGGAGCGCCCGGATCTCGATGTCAGTCCGATGGGGCCGATTGGGCGGGTCAAGCGCTGTTCCGCCTTGTTGCAACGTCGGCTGGACGCTACCTTTTCGACTTTTGGATTGACCGGGTGGGAATTTGATGTGCTGGCGACTTTGCGGCGCTCGGGTGCACCGTACAGCTTGGCGCCGACGACATTACTCGCCGCTTTGATGGTGACTTCCGGAACGATGACACATCGCCTGAAAGGGCTGGAAGGCCGTGGTCTGGTTCAACGCTTCGCAAACCGTGATGATGCGCGCAGCCTGATGGTACAGTTGACCGATGCGGGCCTAGCATTGATCAACCGTGCAGTGGAAGCACATGTGGAGAATGAACGACGAATCCTGGCGTCAATCGAACCGGCCGATCTGGCCTTACTGGATGTACATTTGTCACGACTGTTGATTGCACTGGAATCCGGTCAGGGTTGA
- a CDS encoding EamA family transporter, whose product MTAMPKQVVWTDVLLTALAPTIWGSTFIVTTELLPPDRPFIAALLRTLPAGLLLTLYSRHRPKPNEWGRLLTLAALNIGFFQAFLFVAAYRLPGGLAAVVGAIQPMLVMGLAWGLDRHRPAQLAIGAAILGIGGMAALLLSPGSIWDPLGITVALAGSACMATGTYLARRWQSSLPVLAFTGWQLLMGGLMLTPLAWLVDPPLPTLGITHILGYTYLSVFGALLAYALWFRGIARLSPVAVSSLGLLSPVTAVVLGWMLLDQTMRGLSLIGLATVLGSIVAVQWATHAPRQSSSTQHRY is encoded by the coding sequence ATGACTGCCATGCCGAAACAGGTTGTTTGGACAGATGTACTGCTGACTGCGTTAGCCCCCACCATCTGGGGTTCCACCTTTATCGTTACGACCGAGCTGTTACCGCCGGATCGCCCCTTCATCGCTGCCCTGTTACGTACCTTACCGGCCGGACTGCTACTGACACTTTATAGCCGACATCGCCCCAAACCGAATGAATGGGGACGCCTGCTTACCTTAGCGGCACTGAACATCGGCTTCTTTCAGGCATTTCTGTTTGTCGCCGCCTATCGACTCCCTGGCGGACTGGCCGCAGTGGTCGGTGCAATCCAGCCGATGCTGGTGATGGGGTTGGCATGGGGACTGGATCGACACCGGCCAGCCCAGCTGGCTATTGGCGCCGCCATACTAGGGATTGGTGGCATGGCAGCCTTGCTTCTGTCACCAGGGTCCATATGGGACCCACTAGGCATCACCGTGGCACTTGCAGGCTCAGCATGCATGGCCACCGGCACCTATCTGGCACGGCGCTGGCAATCCAGTTTACCCGTATTGGCTTTTACCGGTTGGCAGTTACTGATGGGGGGATTGATGCTGACCCCACTGGCTTGGCTCGTTGACCCACCACTGCCCACGCTCGGTATTACCCATATCTTGGGTTACACCTATCTATCTGTATTCGGTGCGCTGCTGGCTTATGCGCTGTGGTTTCGCGGCATTGCCCGTCTATCCCCGGTGGCCGTGTCCTCACTGGGGCTGTTGAGCCCGGTAACCGCCGTGGTACTTGGCTGGATGCTGCTTGACCAAACCATGCGTGGCTTGTCGCTGATCGGACTGGCCACTGTATTAGGCAGCATTGTGGCAGTGCAATGGGCTACTCACGCACCACGGCAGTCCAGTTCAACGCAGCATAGATATTGA
- a CDS encoding nitroreductase family protein: protein MSFSIQSLIESRVSTNHYDPSRQLSDTEIAELVRLATRAPSAYNFQNWKFIAVRTPEAKARLKDVSYSQHKVVDAAVTFIICGKLAAHEGLPEALKLSVEAGIFDQSLADRWISMAQSSHPTNPQLQRDEAIRSASLAAMTLMLAAQGMGLATCSMSGFDAAGITREFQLADTEIPVILVTVGYAADGNWPQKPRKLVEDVIEFA, encoded by the coding sequence ATGTCATTTTCCATCCAGTCGCTGATCGAATCACGTGTCTCAACCAATCACTATGACCCGAGCCGACAGCTATCCGACACCGAGATCGCCGAGCTGGTACGTCTGGCCACACGGGCGCCATCAGCCTACAACTTCCAGAACTGGAAGTTCATTGCTGTACGCACCCCAGAGGCCAAAGCCCGCCTGAAAGACGTATCCTACAGCCAGCACAAAGTCGTGGACGCCGCCGTGACATTCATTATCTGCGGCAAACTGGCAGCACATGAAGGGTTGCCTGAGGCCCTGAAACTCTCGGTTGAGGCTGGTATTTTTGATCAGTCGCTTGCTGATCGCTGGATCAGCATGGCCCAGTCATCACACCCAACCAACCCACAACTGCAACGTGACGAAGCCATTCGTTCCGCGTCTTTGGCAGCCATGACCCTGATGCTGGCAGCACAGGGTATGGGGCTCGCGACGTGCTCAATGAGTGGATTCGACGCTGCCGGTATTACACGTGAGTTTCAACTGGCAGACACCGAGATTCCAGTCATCCTGGTGACGGTTGGCTATGCTGCCGACGGCAATTGGCCGCAAAAACCTCGCAAGCTCGTAGAAGATGTCATCGAATTTGCATAA
- a CDS encoding metalloregulator ArsR/SmtB family transcription factor, with amino-acid sequence MENKTAVTLLTALAQESRLSIFRLLVQHGPEGLPAGKIGELLGIPPATLSFHLKELSRAELVLARQAGRFVFYSVNFPTMNDLLGFLTENCCAGSACEVSDPGCQSCL; translated from the coding sequence ATGGAAAATAAAACTGCTGTCACACTACTTACCGCGCTCGCTCAGGAATCACGACTGTCCATCTTCCGCCTACTAGTCCAACATGGTCCGGAAGGATTACCGGCCGGCAAGATTGGTGAGCTACTGGGTATCCCGCCAGCGACCTTGTCGTTTCACCTCAAGGAACTGAGCCGAGCTGAGCTGGTTCTGGCCCGGCAGGCGGGACGATTTGTATTCTATTCAGTCAATTTTCCAACCATGAACGATTTGCTTGGTTTCCTGACCGAAAACTGTTGTGCCGGTTCGGCATGCGAAGTATCCGATCCGGGCTGTCAATCCTGCCTCTGA
- a CDS encoding ArsI/CadI family heavy metal resistance metalloenzyme, with the protein MKRLHVHVSVKDLSESVRFYQGLFATEPTVLKTDYAKWMLDDPCVNFAISTHSAEIGLNHLGIQVESDEELAEIEQRVLTAGLIAVPEKGANCCYAQSDKQWLTDPQGITWEAFHSTGEIATYGGQRDSKGACCAPASSPKVKLAEVTTCSPGSGCC; encoded by the coding sequence ATGAAACGCCTGCATGTGCATGTTTCCGTCAAAGATCTATCGGAAAGCGTCCGCTTCTATCAAGGACTATTCGCCACCGAACCTACCGTATTGAAAACAGATTACGCCAAGTGGATGCTGGATGATCCGTGCGTCAATTTCGCCATTTCCACCCATTCAGCAGAAATCGGTCTGAACCATTTAGGCATCCAGGTAGAAAGCGATGAAGAATTGGCAGAAATCGAACAGCGTGTGTTGACTGCCGGTCTAATTGCCGTGCCGGAAAAAGGTGCGAACTGCTGTTATGCCCAATCAGACAAACAGTGGCTGACCGATCCACAAGGCATTACTTGGGAAGCATTTCACAGCACGGGTGAAATTGCCACCTACGGCGGTCAGCGTGACAGCAAGGGCGCATGCTGTGCCCCCGCCAGCAGTCCCAAGGTCAAGCTCGCTGAAGTCACCACCTGCAGTCCTGGTTCTGGCTGTTGCTGA
- a CDS encoding arsenate reductase ArsC, translated as MNILILCTGNSCRSILAEATFNALAPANIRAISAGSKPAGHVHPRSLALLQREGIPTEGLHSKSWDQLSITPDIVITVCSNADGEACPAYLGSVLRAHWGVADPAHATGTDADIDAAFMHTYCTLRTRIEAFLALPPMLLSDPVQLKSELDRIGLIGT; from the coding sequence ATGAACATCCTGATTCTCTGTACTGGTAATTCCTGCCGTTCGATTTTGGCTGAAGCAACCTTCAACGCCCTGGCGCCTGCAAACATTCGTGCGATCAGTGCTGGCAGCAAACCTGCTGGACATGTCCACCCACGTTCGCTCGCCCTATTGCAACGGGAAGGCATTCCAACCGAAGGTTTGCACAGCAAATCATGGGATCAGCTGTCAATCACGCCAGATATTGTCATCACGGTTTGCAGTAACGCGGATGGTGAGGCCTGCCCGGCTTACCTGGGTTCGGTACTACGTGCTCACTGGGGTGTGGCAGACCCGGCCCATGCCACAGGAACCGATGCCGACATTGACGCAGCCTTCATGCACACATATTGCACCTTGCGAACCCGCATCGAAGCTTTTCTGGCACTACCCCCAATGCTATTGAGCGACCCGGTTCAATTGAAATCAGAACTGGATCGGATTGGTTTGATTGGTACCTGA
- a CDS encoding MIP/aquaporin family protein, which produces MDLKRRLFAEWLGTALLLAIIVGSGIMAERLAGGNIALALLANALATGAGLVALILTFGGVSDAHFNPAVTLAIAIQRKLSVREALSYMLAQVIGAFCGIATAHGMFGEPLFFASQHIRSGPAQWWSEFVATFGLLAVILGCARHRPNAVPFAVATYIIAAYWFTASTSFANPAVTLARAATDTFAGIRPIDAPGFIAAQLVGAVVATWVFGWLLHDAP; this is translated from the coding sequence ATGGACTTGAAACGTCGTCTATTTGCCGAATGGCTAGGTACCGCGCTGTTACTGGCGATTATAGTGGGTTCGGGCATCATGGCTGAACGACTGGCTGGCGGCAACATTGCACTTGCTCTGCTGGCCAATGCACTCGCCACCGGTGCAGGCCTGGTGGCGTTGATCTTAACCTTTGGTGGTGTGTCTGATGCCCATTTCAATCCAGCCGTTACGCTCGCCATCGCTATCCAGCGCAAACTGAGCGTGCGCGAAGCATTGAGCTATATGCTGGCCCAAGTGATTGGTGCTTTCTGTGGCATTGCCACCGCCCATGGTATGTTTGGCGAACCTTTGTTCTTTGCATCACAACACATACGTAGTGGGCCCGCACAATGGTGGAGCGAGTTTGTCGCCACATTCGGTCTACTGGCCGTGATCCTAGGTTGCGCACGCCATCGACCGAATGCGGTTCCCTTTGCTGTTGCAACCTATATTATTGCTGCTTACTGGTTTACCGCCTCTACCTCATTTGCCAACCCCGCTGTTACCCTGGCCCGTGCCGCAACCGACACTTTTGCTGGCATTCGGCCCATCGACGCCCCAGGCTTTATTGCAGCGCAGCTGGTTGGTGCCGTTGTTGCCACATGGGTATTTGGCTGGCTTCTGCACGATGCCCCCTGA
- a CDS encoding GNAT family N-acetyltransferase: MITTRTAEASDISNLHTFILTHGPNAWNYLPVEGVRDHLTAIASGEVQAIMAEEAGRLVGFVTLMVSSHLARYLRDSPNQQHGYIGEAVVDQSLAGRGIGSRLLQLAVTTLQQQGLKTIFVERHEENLGSAGMMRKAGFVECDTFDDPARRPNGSRRTTVCVYAPQSLGQG; the protein is encoded by the coding sequence ATGATCACCACCCGCACAGCCGAAGCCAGTGATATCTCCAACCTGCACACCTTCATTCTCACCCATGGCCCCAACGCCTGGAACTATCTGCCAGTAGAAGGTGTACGTGATCATCTCACGGCGATTGCGAGCGGTGAGGTGCAAGCTATCATGGCCGAAGAAGCTGGGCGTTTGGTTGGATTTGTTACCCTGATGGTATCCAGCCACCTTGCCCGTTATTTACGGGATAGCCCAAACCAGCAGCATGGCTATATCGGTGAAGCCGTTGTGGACCAAAGTCTGGCGGGGCGTGGAATCGGAAGCCGTTTGTTGCAATTGGCCGTGACAACCTTGCAACAACAAGGCTTGAAGACGATTTTCGTCGAACGACATGAAGAAAACCTGGGTTCCGCCGGCATGATGCGCAAAGCCGGGTTTGTGGAATGCGATACCTTCGATGACCCGGCACGCCGGCCCAATGGCTCGCGCCGCACGACAGTCTGCGTGTATGCGCCGCAAAGCCTGGGCCAGGGATAA